From Geobacter sp., one genomic window encodes:
- a CDS encoding response regulator: protein MMRTRYVTPSTGFLQERVSYLEEANRRYMSILDMLASSGDFHGNLNTAKDSAAIFRATHVQASRILSCRTIGCLESMDDGTFELVSWDPEEGRDEIQAEIDAKIMDGTFAWALNRNQAILVPLSNDRTLLLHVIATRSHIRGMCVAILQGDSTAVDGAALNALSIVMYTCAYALESLALYAILNENMANLEERVKERTCDLAAAREQAEAANLAKSAFLANMSHEIRTPMNGIMGMTDLLLDGGFSPVQERQYLSAIKGSADNLLSIINDILDFSKIEAGKMQLDQVPFQLRGTITQVLRSLSVRAAEKGIELVSSFEKGLPDALAGDQGKLRQVLINLVGNAIKFSDGGEIVVGVTTATNDGAAVCLRFSVADQGIGIAPDACERIFEVFEQADSSSAKRFGGTGLGLTISRRMVELMGGQIGVESIPGVGSTFRFTCCFQVRQTVPDLAQPSELRNQQVLVLDRSDACRQAIVAALDEWGMMPVSVKDAAEAFALSESGVVPRDRSLLALVDVQSLGTDCWNLVERLQEFCGGRDRIIIMTGAGCRIDTEKIRRHGIAGHLAKPLVYDELKEVLCAVLTGECLERQAHGTSIPRWEGERTLNILVADDVEVNQLLAVTLLNKQGHSVTVAGDGQEALEAYAGGSFDMVLMDVQMPIMDGLQATRKIREMEGASGRRIPVIALTAYAAREDRERCLAAGMDGYLSKPFKGEELAAVLLSHCGQGQCRHAAETSPAAQGCPDNTVTAPLVFNRESLLCRLDGNEELIPRFLTMFNTSVATRWAELSQATVICDREVIHRQAHSIKGAAANIGAERIVEIAREIEDVAHDGSKEDFALLLPRLRHELDVFCQEIGA, encoded by the coding sequence ATGATGCGAACGCGGTACGTAACACCCTCAACAGGGTTTCTCCAGGAACGCGTCAGTTATCTGGAAGAGGCCAATCGTCGCTACATGTCCATCCTCGACATGTTGGCATCCAGTGGCGATTTCCATGGCAATCTGAACACTGCCAAGGACTCTGCGGCGATCTTTCGTGCCACCCACGTTCAGGCGAGCAGGATCCTTTCCTGCAGGACGATCGGCTGTCTGGAGTCGATGGACGACGGCACCTTCGAGCTGGTTTCCTGGGACCCGGAGGAAGGCCGAGACGAAATCCAGGCCGAGATAGACGCGAAGATCATGGACGGTACCTTTGCCTGGGCCTTGAACAGGAACCAGGCAATCCTGGTTCCGTTAAGCAATGACCGGACGCTGCTCCTGCATGTCATTGCGACTCGTTCCCACATCCGCGGCATGTGCGTCGCCATCCTGCAGGGGGATTCCACTGCTGTCGACGGTGCGGCGCTCAATGCCCTGTCCATCGTCATGTATACCTGTGCCTATGCCCTGGAAAGTCTTGCCCTGTACGCCATTCTCAATGAAAACATGGCGAACCTGGAAGAGCGGGTCAAGGAGCGGACCTGCGATCTTGCTGCCGCCAGGGAACAGGCCGAGGCCGCAAACCTCGCCAAGAGCGCCTTCCTCGCCAACATGAGCCACGAGATCCGCACCCCCATGAACGGCATCATGGGGATGACCGATCTCCTTCTGGACGGGGGATTCTCGCCGGTCCAGGAGCGACAGTACCTGAGTGCCATCAAGGGTTCTGCCGACAACCTGCTTTCGATCATTAACGACATCCTCGATTTTTCCAAGATTGAAGCGGGCAAGATGCAACTCGACCAGGTGCCGTTTCAACTGCGCGGGACCATCACCCAGGTCCTCCGATCGCTGTCGGTGCGGGCAGCGGAAAAAGGGATCGAACTGGTCAGCTCCTTTGAAAAAGGGCTCCCTGACGCTCTGGCAGGAGATCAGGGAAAGCTGAGACAAGTCCTGATCAACTTGGTCGGGAATGCCATCAAGTTTTCCGACGGCGGGGAGATCGTGGTCGGAGTCACCACTGCGACGAACGACGGGGCTGCGGTCTGCCTGCGGTTTTCGGTTGCCGACCAGGGGATCGGGATTGCACCTGATGCGTGTGAGCGCATATTCGAGGTATTCGAGCAGGCCGATTCCTCCAGTGCCAAACGGTTCGGCGGCACCGGGCTCGGCCTGACCATCTCCCGGCGGATGGTGGAACTGATGGGGGGGCAGATCGGAGTGGAAAGCATTCCGGGGGTGGGAAGTACCTTCCGATTCACCTGCTGCTTTCAGGTCAGGCAGACCGTGCCGGATCTGGCGCAACCGTCTGAGCTGCGCAATCAACAGGTCCTGGTCCTGGATCGGAGCGATGCCTGCCGTCAGGCGATTGTCGCCGCTCTGGATGAATGGGGCATGATGCCTGTCTCTGTCAAAGATGCTGCGGAGGCGTTTGCGCTTTCGGAGAGCGGAGTCGTGCCTCGCGACCGTTCCCTTTTGGCCCTGGTCGACGTGCAGTCCCTCGGCACCGATTGCTGGAATTTGGTTGAACGGCTGCAGGAGTTCTGCGGTGGTCGCGACAGGATCATCATCATGACCGGGGCCGGTTGTCGCATCGATACGGAAAAGATCCGCCGTCACGGGATTGCCGGGCATCTGGCAAAGCCTCTCGTTTACGACGAACTCAAGGAGGTGCTCTGCGCGGTACTTACCGGCGAATGCCTGGAAAGACAGGCACACGGCACCTCAATTCCCCGTTGGGAAGGGGAGCGCACTCTGAACATCCTGGTGGCCGATGACGTGGAAGTCAACCAACTGCTGGCAGTGACGCTGCTGAACAAACAGGGGCATAGCGTAACAGTGGCAGGCGATGGGCAAGAGGCCCTGGAGGCCTATGCCGGTGGCAGTTTCGATATGGTCCTGATGGATGTGCAGATGCCAATCATGGACGGGTTGCAGGCAACACGGAAGATCAGGGAAATGGAAGGGGCATCCGGTAGGCGAATACCGGTTATTGCGCTCACAGCTTATGCTGCAAGAGAGGATCGGGAGCGGTGCCTTGCTGCCGGCATGGATGGATATCTGTCGAAACCGTTCAAGGGAGAAGAGCTTGCAGCAGTCCTGCTCAGCCATTGTGGTCAAGGGCAATGCCGGCATGCCGCGGAGACTTCCCCTGCTGCTCAGGGATGCCCGGATAATACCGTGACTGCGCCGCTGGTGTTCAACCGGGAAAGCCTCCTGTGCCGGCTTGATGGCAACGAGGAGTTGATTCCCCGGTTTCTCACGATGTTCAACACGTCCGTTGCCACTCGATGGGCTGAACTCTCCCAGGCGACCGTAATTTGCGACCGGGAGGTAATACACCGTCAAGCTCACTCCATCAAGGGCGCAGCGGCAAATATAGGGGCAGAGCGCATCGTCGAGATCGCTCGTGAGATCGAAGATGTGGCACATGACGGCAGTAAGGAGGATTTTGCCCTCCTTTTGCCCAGGCTCCGTCATGAACTGGATGTTTTCTGCCAGGAGATAGGGGCATGA
- a CDS encoding HDOD domain-containing protein — protein sequence MGSPETITLKQLVEQTRTVYSLPYFYERLSETINHPRSSIADIAKIITEDQGLTARILRLANSPMFGCYARVDSITKAVTIIGTQQLRDLALAASVIEVFRGIPADLMNMAQFWRHSISCGIVARTLATCLRENNVERFFVAGMLHDVGHLVMCTAIPETAKELMLTNRRQKQLYFRTEQQALGFDHGELGGELLRAWKIPANIYEAVIAHHAPRMVVQFPLEVAIVHLADIICQAFEFGSSGEWYVPPLEPVAWDRLGLPVSQLATILKQSETQIEEAFAILVEG from the coding sequence ATGGGATCTCCTGAGACCATCACCCTGAAACAGCTCGTGGAGCAGACGCGGACGGTCTATTCGCTCCCCTATTTCTACGAACGGCTGAGCGAAACGATCAACCATCCCCGAAGCTCCATTGCCGACATTGCCAAGATCATTACCGAAGACCAGGGTCTCACGGCACGGATACTCAGACTCGCCAACAGCCCGATGTTCGGCTGCTACGCCAGGGTCGACTCGATTACCAAGGCGGTGACCATCATCGGCACTCAGCAGTTGCGCGACCTGGCACTCGCGGCATCGGTCATCGAGGTCTTCAGGGGGATACCCGCGGACCTCATGAACATGGCACAGTTCTGGCGGCACAGCATCTCCTGCGGCATCGTTGCCCGCACATTGGCGACCTGCCTGCGTGAAAACAACGTGGAACGCTTCTTTGTCGCAGGCATGCTCCACGATGTGGGCCATCTGGTGATGTGTACCGCCATCCCCGAAACGGCCAAGGAGCTGATGTTGACGAACAGGAGGCAGAAGCAGCTCTATTTCCGGACCGAGCAGCAGGCCCTGGGGTTCGACCATGGCGAGCTGGGTGGCGAGTTGCTCCGTGCTTGGAAGATCCCTGCCAACATCTACGAGGCGGTTATCGCCCATCATGCTCCCCGCATGGTGGTTCAGTTCCCCCTTGAGGTGGCTATCGTCCATCTGGCGGATATCATCTGCCAGGCCTTTGAATTCGGTTCCAGCGGTGAATGGTATGTTCCCCCTCTGGAGCCGGTTGCCTGGGACCGCCTCGGGCTGCCGGTCAGCCAACTGGCAACGATCCTGAAGCAGTCCGAGACCCAGATCGAAGAGGCTTTTGCCATACTGGTGGAGGGATGA
- a CDS encoding response regulator, producing MSAKKRIMVIDNEEGLCRMMEAVLLDNGYDVKGYTRSFDAVEEFVPGEWDMVVSDIKMPGMDGLEVLQRLKGKDPSIPVIMITAYATVEMSIQALRKGAYDMLTKPFEPEELLYRVKNALKHTQLLVENRELREELVGKFRFDKIVGASESLKQVLERVEKIAIRDTSVLITGESGTGKELIAQAIHYNSLRKDKKFVAINCGALPESLLESELFGYKKGAFTGATSDRQGLLETADGGTLFLDEVGNLPMNVQKTLLRFLQEQEFHRIGDRATVKVDVRIISATNADLKTSVKDTSFREDLYYRLNVVNLHLPPLRERVSDIPLLAIHFINHQNSKFGTQVKGLAPDALDALAHYPWPGNIRQLKNVIEASMAMETGDYISLAVLSQFIEVQRTEEGGDAFIEEGDYNKALSRFEVEYLKGLLRKNHGNIEAAARDAGMNMATIYRKIKKYNIRKEDWQ from the coding sequence GTGTCAGCTAAAAAACGGATCATGGTAATCGATAATGAGGAGGGGCTCTGCCGCATGATGGAGGCGGTGCTCCTGGACAACGGCTACGACGTCAAGGGATACACCCGCTCCTTTGACGCGGTGGAGGAGTTCGTCCCCGGCGAATGGGATATGGTGGTGAGCGATATCAAGATGCCGGGGATGGATGGGCTGGAGGTGCTGCAGCGGCTCAAGGGGAAAGATCCGAGCATCCCGGTCATTATGATAACCGCCTATGCCACTGTGGAAATGTCCATACAGGCCCTGCGCAAAGGGGCCTACGACATGCTGACCAAGCCTTTCGAGCCCGAAGAGCTGCTCTACCGGGTGAAAAACGCTCTCAAGCACACCCAGTTGCTGGTGGAGAACCGGGAACTGCGAGAAGAGCTGGTCGGCAAGTTCCGATTCGACAAGATCGTCGGCGCCTCTGAGAGCCTCAAACAGGTCCTGGAGCGGGTGGAAAAGATCGCCATCCGCGACACCTCGGTGCTGATCACCGGCGAGTCGGGCACCGGCAAGGAGCTGATCGCCCAGGCTATCCACTACAATTCCCTGCGCAAGGACAAGAAGTTCGTTGCCATCAACTGCGGCGCCCTTCCAGAGTCGCTGCTGGAATCCGAGCTGTTCGGCTACAAGAAAGGGGCGTTCACCGGGGCCACATCCGACCGGCAGGGGCTTTTGGAGACGGCCGACGGCGGCACCCTGTTCCTGGACGAGGTGGGCAACCTCCCCATGAACGTGCAGAAGACCCTGCTCCGGTTCCTCCAGGAGCAGGAGTTCCACCGGATCGGCGACCGGGCAACGGTCAAGGTGGATGTCCGGATCATTTCGGCCACCAATGCCGACCTGAAGACCTCTGTCAAGGACACCTCCTTCCGCGAAGACCTCTACTACCGGCTGAACGTGGTTAACCTCCATCTGCCCCCCTTGCGCGAGCGGGTGTCGGATATCCCGCTGCTGGCGATCCATTTCATCAACCACCAGAACAGCAAGTTCGGCACCCAGGTCAAGGGGCTCGCCCCCGATGCCCTCGATGCCCTGGCCCATTATCCCTGGCCCGGCAACATCCGCCAGTTGAAGAACGTCATCGAGGCCTCCATGGCAATGGAGACCGGCGATTACATCAGCCTGGCCGTACTCTCCCAGTTCATAGAGGTCCAGCGGACCGAAGAGGGAGGGGACGCCTTCATCGAGGAAGGGGACTACAACAAGGCGCTGTCCCGTTTCGAGGTGGAGTACCTGAAGGGACTTCTACGCAAAAACCATGGCAATATCGAGGCTGCAGCCAGGGATGCCGGCATGAACATGGCAACCATTTACCGCAAGATAAAGAAGTACAACATCCGCAAGGAAGACTGGCAGTGA
- a CDS encoding HAMP domain-containing protein, whose amino-acid sequence MRRYLFKFLDNLRLRWKMLVVVMPLVIVPIVLVGAIVGTIASRQAYLGITRTSMDDLQHMATFTTDLLNAHHQQFQVYKRDKQKTLNLELATLVNLSYNLVENEHRQYTSGRLSLAAARQEARKSLRKVNVGETGYIYAMTTNGDLMVHLAREGENVYNERDENGRYFIRIMCEAARQSKPGEVLYIMYPWRNATLGDTHPRRKIVAYRYFREWDWIIAVGSYVDETYEDAAFERNSFEELKAKIRGKKVGDTGYIYCMDSKGTLMIHPFDEGANIFDARDVNGSYFIREMCRNKKGWIRYPWKNKGDRAARMKIVRYEYFKPWDWIVAVGSYEDEFYSEPNKIKGRITTSIVLLTLLVGVIASGMVVLASKVLTDPINRMIEVIRRVKRGRLDERMPEETSDEFGELAAAFNRMTTIIKHNKEMEATLAQQGKMASLGVLSSGVAHEINNPLGVILGYASYLEGKMSPDDPGFKYMHEIKRESKRCKKIVQDLLSYARTPKPVMEPTDINGLLEQIVDFAANHTDMHHVTVRTELCEDLPEIMADGDQIRQVAINLILNAGAAMAGGGSLVVGTALADDGFVDISFRDTGAGIPADNLEKIFEPFFTTKEKGTGLGLAITKQIVEMHHGKVRIDSVVGVGTTVTIRLPREQEEL is encoded by the coding sequence ATGCGCCGATACCTGTTCAAGTTCTTGGATAACCTGCGGCTCCGCTGGAAGATGCTGGTGGTGGTCATGCCGCTGGTGATCGTCCCCATTGTGCTGGTTGGCGCCATCGTCGGGACCATAGCCTCTCGCCAGGCCTACCTGGGGATCACCCGCACCAGCATGGATGATCTCCAGCACATGGCCACCTTCACCACCGATCTCCTCAACGCCCATCACCAGCAATTCCAGGTCTACAAACGGGACAAGCAGAAAACCCTCAACCTTGAGCTGGCGACCCTGGTCAATCTCTCGTACAACCTGGTGGAGAACGAGCACCGGCAGTATACCAGTGGCCGTCTCAGCCTGGCAGCGGCCCGGCAGGAGGCGCGCAAGTCGCTCCGGAAGGTGAACGTGGGGGAGACGGGCTACATCTACGCCATGACCACCAATGGCGACCTGATGGTCCACCTCGCCCGCGAAGGGGAGAACGTCTACAACGAGCGGGACGAGAACGGCCGTTATTTCATTCGGATCATGTGCGAGGCGGCCAGGCAGTCGAAGCCGGGAGAGGTCCTCTACATCATGTACCCCTGGCGCAACGCTACCCTCGGCGATACCCACCCGCGGCGCAAGATCGTGGCCTACCGCTATTTCCGCGAATGGGACTGGATCATCGCAGTTGGCAGCTATGTGGACGAAACCTATGAGGATGCCGCGTTCGAGCGCAACTCCTTCGAGGAGCTGAAGGCCAAGATCCGCGGCAAAAAGGTCGGCGACACGGGATACATCTACTGCATGGACAGCAAAGGGACCCTGATGATCCACCCCTTTGACGAAGGGGCCAATATCTTCGATGCCCGCGACGTGAACGGGTCCTATTTCATCCGCGAGATGTGCCGTAACAAAAAGGGCTGGATACGTTATCCCTGGAAGAACAAAGGGGACAGGGCGGCCAGGATGAAGATCGTCCGCTACGAATATTTCAAGCCGTGGGACTGGATCGTCGCCGTCGGTTCCTACGAGGATGAGTTTTACAGCGAGCCGAACAAGATCAAGGGGCGGATCACGACCAGCATCGTCTTGTTGACCCTGCTGGTGGGGGTGATCGCCTCGGGTATGGTGGTGCTGGCCTCCAAGGTCCTGACCGATCCGATCAACCGGATGATCGAGGTGATCCGCCGGGTCAAGCGGGGGCGCCTGGACGAACGGATGCCTGAGGAAACCAGCGACGAGTTCGGCGAGCTTGCCGCCGCATTCAACCGGATGACCACCATCATCAAGCACAACAAGGAGATGGAGGCCACCCTGGCGCAACAGGGGAAAATGGCTTCCCTGGGGGTCCTCTCTTCGGGGGTTGCCCATGAGATCAACAATCCACTCGGTGTGATCTTGGGATATGCCAGCTATCTTGAGGGAAAGATGTCGCCCGATGATCCGGGCTTCAAATACATGCACGAGATCAAACGGGAGAGCAAGCGGTGCAAGAAGATCGTCCAGGACCTTCTCTCCTACGCCCGGACACCCAAACCGGTCATGGAGCCGACCGATATCAACGGCCTTCTGGAGCAGATCGTCGATTTTGCCGCCAATCATACCGACATGCACCACGTAACCGTACGGACCGAGCTGTGCGAAGACCTCCCGGAGATCATGGCGGACGGCGACCAGATCCGGCAGGTTGCCATCAACCTGATCCTCAACGCCGGAGCGGCAATGGCAGGAGGGGGGAGCCTGGTGGTGGGCACGGCCCTGGCCGACGACGGATTTGTCGACATATCCTTCCGTGACACCGGCGCCGGCATTCCAGCCGACAACCTGGAAAAGATCTTCGAACCGTTCTTCACCACCAAGGAAAAGGGGACCGGGCTGGGACTCGCCATCACCAAGCAGATCGTCGAGATGCACCATGGCAAGGTCCGGATCGACAGCGTGGTGGGAGTAGGAACCACCGTAACCATACGTCTGCCGCGGGAACAGGAGGAGCTCTGA